A window from Streptomyces sp. NBC_00271 encodes these proteins:
- a CDS encoding HpcH/HpaI aldolase/citrate lyase family protein: MRIPALPLTWLYAPGDHPEVVAKALVSGADVVLIDLEDAVAPHRKKYARAATAELLSSPPPVPVHVRVNALDGPLAEADLKTLAPLPGLSGLRLPKVTSPADVVRVAEHSAPSEGGAIPLYALLETALGVEHAFTIAAAHPAVRGIGLGEADLRADLGVREDAGLDWARARIVVAARAAGLAPPTQSIYPDIRDLEGLAASCAHGRTLGFLGRAAIHPRQLPVIEHAYLPTPAEVETAELIVKAAVAEPGAQALPDGRFVDAAVVACARRTLALSRRK, from the coding sequence ATGAGGATCCCGGCCCTCCCGCTCACCTGGCTCTACGCCCCCGGAGACCACCCGGAGGTGGTGGCCAAGGCCCTTGTCTCCGGCGCGGACGTCGTCCTGATCGACCTGGAGGACGCGGTCGCGCCGCATCGCAAGAAGTACGCCCGCGCCGCCACCGCCGAGTTGCTCTCGAGCCCTCCCCCGGTCCCGGTCCACGTCCGCGTCAACGCGCTGGACGGTCCCCTCGCCGAGGCCGACCTGAAGACGCTCGCCCCGCTTCCAGGCCTCTCCGGCCTCCGGCTGCCCAAGGTGACCTCCCCGGCCGATGTCGTCCGGGTCGCCGAACACTCGGCCCCCTCCGAGGGCGGCGCGATCCCCCTGTACGCCCTCCTGGAAACCGCCCTCGGTGTCGAACACGCCTTCACCATCGCCGCGGCCCACCCGGCGGTGCGCGGCATCGGACTGGGGGAGGCGGATCTACGGGCCGACCTGGGCGTTCGGGAGGACGCGGGCCTGGACTGGGCCCGCGCCCGGATCGTGGTCGCCGCCCGGGCCGCCGGCCTCGCGCCGCCCACCCAGTCGATCTACCCGGACATCCGGGACCTCGAAGGCCTCGCCGCCTCCTGCGCCCACGGGCGCACCCTGGGCTTTCTCGGCCGTGCGGCCATCCACCCCCGCCAGCTCCCGGTGATCGAACACGCCTATCTCCCGACCCCGGCCGAGGTCGAGACCGCCGAGCTCATCGTCAAGGCCGCCGTCGCCGAGCCGGGCGCCCAGGCCCTGCCCGACGGCCGCTTCGTGGACGCGG
- a CDS encoding CaiB/BaiF CoA transferase family protein translates to MSGHTGSEAGTDRGPLTGLRVLDLATLFAGPLAATMLGDFGAEVVKVEHPAKPDPSRGHGPSKDGIGLWWKLLGRNKRTITLDLSRPGGRTTLLRLAATADVIIENFRPGTLEKWDLGWAELSAANPRLVLARVTAFGQFGPYAHRPGFGTLAEAMSGFAAITGEPDSPPTLPPFGLADSIAGLATAYAVMAALRARDASDLGQVVDMAIIEPILTVLGPQPVWYDQLGYVQPRTGNRSANNAPRNTYRTADGSWVAVSTSAQSIAERLMRLVGRPELIEEPWFATGADRARHADVLDEAVGTWIARHRRAEVLDAFEKAEAAVAPVQDVRDVMEDPQYAALDTITTVADPELGPLRMQNVLFRLSTTPGAIRWTGRPHGADTDAVLTELGLSEAEITALRSEGAL, encoded by the coding sequence GCGCGTCCTCGACCTCGCCACCCTGTTCGCCGGACCGCTCGCCGCCACCATGCTCGGCGACTTCGGCGCGGAGGTCGTCAAGGTCGAGCACCCGGCCAAGCCCGACCCGTCCCGGGGCCACGGCCCGTCGAAGGACGGCATCGGCCTGTGGTGGAAACTCCTCGGCCGCAACAAACGCACCATCACCCTCGACCTGTCCAGGCCCGGCGGCCGCACCACCCTCCTGCGCCTCGCCGCCACCGCCGACGTGATCATCGAGAACTTCCGGCCCGGCACCCTGGAGAAGTGGGACCTGGGCTGGGCGGAGCTGTCGGCCGCCAACCCCCGCCTCGTCCTCGCCCGCGTGACCGCCTTCGGCCAGTTCGGCCCGTACGCGCACCGCCCCGGCTTCGGCACCCTCGCCGAGGCGATGAGCGGCTTCGCGGCGATCACCGGCGAACCGGACTCCCCGCCGACCCTCCCGCCCTTCGGCCTGGCCGACTCGATCGCGGGCCTGGCGACGGCGTACGCCGTCATGGCCGCGCTCCGCGCCCGCGACGCTTCGGACCTCGGCCAGGTGGTCGACATGGCGATCATCGAGCCGATCCTCACCGTGCTCGGCCCACAGCCGGTCTGGTACGACCAGTTGGGTTACGTCCAGCCCCGCACCGGCAACCGCTCCGCGAACAACGCGCCCCGCAACACCTACCGCACGGCGGACGGCTCCTGGGTCGCCGTCTCGACCTCCGCCCAGTCGATCGCCGAGCGGCTGATGCGGCTGGTCGGACGCCCGGAGCTGATCGAGGAACCGTGGTTCGCGACGGGCGCCGACCGGGCCCGCCACGCCGACGTCCTGGACGAGGCGGTGGGCACCTGGATCGCCCGCCACCGCCGCGCCGAGGTCCTGGACGCCTTCGAGAAGGCGGAGGCGGCGGTGGCCCCGGTCCAGGACGTACGGGATGTGATGGAGGACCCGCAGTACGCGGCCCTGGACACGATCACCACCGTCGCCGACCCCGAACTCGGCCCCCTGCGCATGCAGAACGTGCTCTTCCGGCTCTCCACCACCCCCGGCGCGATCCGCTGGACGGGCCGCCCCCACGGCGCCGACACGGACGCCGTCCTCACCGAACTCGGCCTGTCCGAGGCCGAGATCACCGCCCTCAGATCGGAAGGCGCCCTATGA